The genomic stretch CGCCGTGCCGCCGTCGCGTGTCCACGGGCTACGGAACGTGGGCTGTGTTCGCCGAGTGAGAGCTGGCCCGACCATGTTCAAGACCGTGCTGCGGACCCTTTCCGCCGCCACCCTCGTCGCCGCCTCGTTGACGTTCGCCTCCTCGGCGAGCGCCACCACGGAGCCCTTCCCGGGGACGCCGGAGCAGATCCGTGACACCGGGCCCTGCGGTCCGACGGGCGGCTACCAGTCGTCGGAGTGGTCCCTGACGACGACGAACCGCGCGCTCAAGCCGCAGGTCGACCTGGCGGCGGTGCGCGAGGGCTGGTACTGGCGGCACGACGTCAACACGCTGTGGCGGGGCGACACCCGCCCCGACCCGCAGGCGATCTTCCAGAGCGGCTTCACCCCGCTGGGGACCGACCTGACGCCGCTGTCGAAGTGGATCATCGGCGGCGGCGGCCAGAACTCCGCGCACGTGAGCACGAGTTGCGACCGCTGGGTGGCGCAGGGCTTCGCCACGGGGGGCGGGAAGGACGGTTGGGTGTACGCCATCCAGGCGCCGGGCGGGATCGACGTGAACGCCACCGCGCGGATGACCGGCATCCAGTCGCAGTACCTGTGGAACAAGGAGATCGACTTCCCCGGCGGGGTCCAGGGCCGGTTCATCGAAGGAGCCTGCCAGTACCACTGGGCCGGTCAGGACCCGCAGACGAACGTGGACATCTACCAGAACCTGGGCTGCGTCGTGAACAGCGCCTTCCGTCCGGTCAAGACCGGCCCGGGCGCCCCGGCGAGCCGGCCGGGCGCCCCGGCGCAGAGCGCGGAAGCCCCGGCGGGCAGCGCGGGAGCCCCGCGAGCGCCATGGAAGCCCCGGCGGGCAGCGCGGGAGCCCCGGCGAGCAGCACGGAAGCCCAGCCCGTACCGGTCGGCTGACCGCTCGGCGCGGCCGCTCGACCACCGTCCTCGCCCCGGAGGCGGGCGGCGGGGCGGCGGCGCCAGCCCGTGGGAGCACCTGCGCCGAGAGGGCCGTACGGAAGATCCGTACGGCCCTCCGGCGTGGGTCCGGTCCGGGCAGGGCCGGAGCCCCCGGTCAGTCCCTGGCGCGGGCCGGCAGCCGCCAGTTCGGGCGCGGGAAGTGGCAGGTGTAGCCGTCGGGGTAGCGCTCCAGGTAGTCCTGGTGCTCCGGCTCGGCCTCCCAGAACGGGCCGACCGGCGCCACCTCCGTCACCACCGTGCCGGGCCACAGGCGGGACGCCTCGACGTCGGCGATGGTGTCCTCGGCGATCCGCTTCTGCTCGTCGTCCACGTAGTAGATCGCCGAGCGGTAGCTGGTGCCGATGTCGTTCCCCTGGCGGTCCTTGGTCGTCGGGTCGTGGATCTGGAAGAAGAACTCCAGCACCGCCCGGTAGTCCGTGACCTCGGGGTCGTAGAGGATCTCGATCGACTCGGCGTGCGTGCCGTGGTTGCGGTAGGTGGCGTTGGGCACGTCCCCGCCGCTGTAACCGACGCGCGTCGCGGTCACGCCCGGCTGCCGGCGGATCAGGTCCTGCATCCCCCAGAAGCATCCGCCCGCCAGGACGGCCCTCTGTGTCTGCGCGGCCATCTCGTCCTCCAGTCCTCGTGTGAGCGTGTTGCGTCGTGGACAACGCAGCGGGCGGCCTCCTGATTCCGCGTGGCGGTCGCGCTCACGGCCGAAGCCGTCCCACGGTGCGTGCCGCAGCCTTCCGTTCCCTTCCGTGCCTGGTCAGCGGGCCGGGAGGATACGGCCGGAGACCTCGCCCAGCGCGATCCGGGCACCGTCCGGGCCGGGCGCCGTGGCGGAGATCGCCACCTCGTCGCCGTCCAGCAGGTACGAGCGGGTGGTGCCGTCGGGCAGCTCCAACGGCTCCGCGCCGTTCCAGGCCAGCTCGATCAGCGCCCCCCGGGTGCCGCGCGCGGGTCCGGAGACGGTACCGGAGCCGAAGAGGTCGCCGGTGCGCAGGCCGGCGCCGTTCGCCGTGAGGTGGGCCGTCATCTGCGCGTACGTCCAGTACATCGTGGAGAACGGCGGGCGGGAGACCAGGTGCCCGTTGATCCGCACCTCCAGCGCGATGTCGAGGCCGGCGGGCGGCTCGGCGCCGGTGTCGTCGAGGTACGGCAGCGGGCGCGGGTCGCGCGGCGGCGGCGCGGTACGGGCGTGCGCGAGCGCGTCCAGCGGCACCACCCAGGGGGAGAGGGACGTCGCGAAGGACTTGCCGAGGAACGGCCCCAGCGGCACGTACTCCCACGCCTGGACGTCCCTCGCCGACCAGTCGTTGAGCAGGCACACCCCGAAGACGTGCGCGTCCGCCTCGGCCAGCGGCACCCGGCTGCCGCGTTCCGACGGCACCCCGACCACGAAGCCCAGCTCGGCCTCGAAGTCCAGCCGCCGCGAGGGGCCGAAGGAGGGCGCGTCCGCGCCCTGCTCCCGGCGCTGCCCGCACGGCCGTACCACCGGCGTGCCGGAGACGACGACGGTGCCGGCCCGGCCGTGGTAGCCGACCGGCAGGTGCCGCCAGTTCGCCGGCAGCGGGTCCGCGCCCGGCCGGAAGATCCGCCCGACGTTCGCCGCGTGGGCCTCCGAGGCGTAGAAGTCGGCGTAGTCCGCGACCTCGAACGGCAGGTGCAGCTCCAGGTCGGCCCGCGGCAGCAGCAGCGGCT from Actinacidiphila yeochonensis CN732 encodes the following:
- the fahA gene encoding fumarylacetoacetase, with product MSPLAVPPDAPFGAANLPYGVFTTPGDPRRRIGVAYGEHVLDAGAAALAAGAPADLAALLAAPSLNPLLAAGRPAWSRVREALTEWLTGARHRAAVEPLLLPRADLELHLPFEVADYADFYASEAHAANVGRIFRPGADPLPANWRHLPVGYHGRAGTVVVSGTPVVRPCGQRREQGADAPSFGPSRRLDFEAELGFVVGVPSERGSRVPLAEADAHVFGVCLLNDWSARDVQAWEYVPLGPFLGKSFATSLSPWVVPLDALAHARTAPPPRDPRPLPYLDDTGAEPPAGLDIALEVRINGHLVSRPPFSTMYWTYAQMTAHLTANGAGLRTGDLFGSGTVSGPARGTRGALIELAWNGAEPLELPDGTTRSYLLDGDEVAISATAPGPDGARIALGEVSGRILPAR
- the msrA gene encoding peptide-methionine (S)-S-oxide reductase MsrA, producing MAAQTQRAVLAGGCFWGMQDLIRRQPGVTATRVGYSGGDVPNATYRNHGTHAESIEILYDPEVTDYRAVLEFFFQIHDPTTKDRQGNDIGTSYRSAIYYVDDEQKRIAEDTIADVEASRLWPGTVVTEVAPVGPFWEAEPEHQDYLERYPDGYTCHFPRPNWRLPARARD